A genomic stretch from Aedes albopictus strain Foshan chromosome 2, AalbF5, whole genome shotgun sequence includes:
- the LOC134288127 gene encoding uncharacterized protein K02A2.6-like isoform X1, with protein sequence MSTPGKYVRAPSISSDDDTDELASAEGISGLYVRACPGPIIEERQSEESRNLDAPDNQLELANKLKELESVIQVLRNRNDSHPGNSSTVLASAPRGSSDITATEGNIRWDSITPFPKNVPASKMWEAWMCFIEDFELASSLSNVKNPKRRVELLLLSMGEELKGVVRAAKLRPDPDSDNCYEIFKNNIDRYLKSMTDPAAEHESFLNMRQEDGESAVNFHARLSRKVQLCGYSPDDQDRFVRTQLLRGLRNQELKKAARMYGHDSNFIVQSATRAEGFQAEVTPSATESSTFIVSAGQYRGSQDRFKRKAEQQEKRFGNSSKRFRPNRTVADGGRAHPRVEMTRRNRCPRCFRSSHMGSECPAKWRNCNSCGAVGHFAVACRGHRVNVVKDEEVSTRAAIEDSKDQQINALSLQDVLIDCRVGSSNPIKFLIDSGADVNVLGGADWDNLEQQLRACKVELIPLERTINRNLQAYASNKPMEVEHAFTATVEAVGGTKPPVTADFLVVRAGKRSLLGRVTASDMGLLKVGETINTCESGIFPKMPGVKVKFSVDDSIPPVRNAYYNIPAAYREGARRRLEEMEARGIIERVTQAPQWISGMSAVPKGKEDFRLVVNMRPPNKAIKREHFRMPSIDEMRIKLHGAKYFSKLDLSNAFYHIELNEESRELTTFLSENGMFRFTRLMFGVNCAPEIFQREMTRILKDVKNKIVFIDDILLFAGTIEELRKTVSQVLQILRSNNLSLNTDKCEFDRTNIRFLGHELNEKGFNIEESKVGDVRKFRRPTTASELRSFLGLASFVSPYINNFADISSPLWMVASSQKWSWGEDQEKAFELIKNRIIHSTVTLGYFSECDRTYLYTDASPRALGAVLVQQNEDGIYRIISFASKSLTTTERKYAQNQREALSAVWAVEHFSYFLLGRHFVLRTDAQGMAFIFRRTREDSKRALTRADGWALRLSPYDYDIEYIRGHENIADPSSRLYDGEDGAFNEEVSPWEICSLNSQSVDFLTEEEIRESTKNDDTLLLVISSLDTGKWSKDLARFKAVAEDLRYTDGIVSKNGCAVIPEGLQKKALEIAHAGHPLEAKFKSILRSRVWWPGMSGDAEKWVKACATCAVNGRPERPPPMQRSFAPKAAWETIALDFNGPYLKFGNITILVIIDLRSRYAIARPVKSTKFEYTKEVLDSVFEKEGFPRAIKSDNGPPFNGEDYARYCSERGIQVIFSTPFYPQQNGLVEGFMKIVNKAMCTAVSTGANYQRELQSAVQAYNAADHSITKVSPEEALSGRKIKRGLPLLHYGKSNHNEVELDVRDREAKLLSKSREDARRGARACKVKPGDTVIVERQTRSKGESRFGSKRYVVSDERNGSLVLCDSEGQKLKRHVSQTKKVQEWRQQQSTGEQDHNPELPPDGGREQRPAREKRTPSYLSDYIRELEQNPKS encoded by the exons ATGTCTACACCGGGAAAGTATGTGCGTGCTCCGTCGATTTCCTCTGACGACGACACCGATGAACTAGCTAGTGCGGAAGGTATAAGCGGGTTGTATGTACGTGCTTGCCCTGGACCCATCATCGAAGAACGACAGTCCGAAGAATCTCGTAATCTGGATGCACCGGATAACCAACTGGAACTGGCAAACAAGTTGAAGGAACTTGAAAGCGTCATCCAAGTACTGCGTAATCGTAATGATAGTCATCCAGGAAATTCGTCGACCGTTCTGGCCAGCGCACCGCGTGGATCATCTGATATTACTGCTACTGAAGGCAATATCCGTTGGGACAGCATCACCCCATTCCCCAAAAACGTACCAGCCTCCAAAATGTGGGAGGCATGGATGTGCTTCATCGAAGACTTTGAACTAGCATCATCGCTATCGAATGTGAAAAATCCAAAACGACGTGTTGAGTTGCTTCTGTTGTCCATGGGCGAGGAGCTAAAAGGCGTCGTTCGGGCCGCCAAGCTGCGCCCAGATCCGGACAGTGACAATTGCTACGAGATCTTCAAGAACAACATTGATCGCTACTTGAAGTCCATGACTGACCCAGCTGCGGAGCATGAGAGCTTTCTAAACATGCGTCAGGAAGATGGAGAATCCGCTGTTAATTTCCATGCAAGACTGTCAAGAAAGGTGCAGCTCTGCGGCTACAGCCCCGACGACCAGGACCGCTTCGTTAGGACTCAGCTTCTAAGGGGGCTCCGTAATCAGGAACTCAAGAAAGCTGCGAGGATGTACGGTCACGACTCAAACTTCATCGTACAGTCGGCCACTCGAGCCGAGGGATTCCAGGCTGAAGTTACGCCATCGGCAACGGAATCCAGCACGTTCATAGTCAGCGCCGGCCAGTATCGTGGTTCTCAGGACCGATTCAAACGCAAAGCAGAACAGCAAGAAAAGCGGTTTGGTAATTCATCCAAGAGGTTCCGTCCGAACAGAACGGTAGCTGATGGAGGCAGAGCACATCCTCGTGTGGAAATGACTCGTCGGAACAGATGTCCAAGATGTTTCCGTTCGTCTCATATGGGTTCTGAGTGTCCAGCGAAGTGGAGGAACTGCAATTCTTGCGGTGCGGTTGGACATTTTGCGGTGGCGTGTCGCGGTCATCGTGTGAACGTGGTCAAAGATGAGGAGGTCTCAACTCGTGCAGCCATCGAGGATTCCAAGGATCAG CAAATCAATGCCCTTTCGCTCCAAGATGTACTGATTGATTGCCGCGTCGGTTCATCTAATCCGATCAAGTTCCTGATAGATTCGGGTGCAGACGTAAACGTCCTGGGTGGAGCGGATTGGGACAACTTGGAACAGCAGCTGAGGGCATGTAAGGTTGAACTTATCCCACTGGAAAGGACCATCAATCGGAATTTGCAAGCGTACGCTTCCAACAAACCAATGGAAGTCGAACACGCTTTTACAGCTACTGTCGAAGCAGTTGGCGGTACAAAACCACCTGTTACCGCTGATTTTCTTGTGGTGAGAGCAGGCAAGCGATCCTTGCTTGGAAGGGTAACAGCCAGCGACATGGGACTTCTAAAGGTTGGAGAAACGATCAATACTTGCGAATCTGGGATATTTCCAAAAATGCCCGGAGTGAAGGTGAAGTTTAGTGTTGATGATTCAATACCCCCAGTACGCAACGCGTATTATAACATTCCTGCCGCATACCGCGAGGGCGCACGACGAAGACTTGAGGAAATGGAGGCACGGGGAATAATCGAGAGGGTAACGCAAGCTCCTCAATGGATAAGTGGCATGTCTGCCGTTCCAAAGGGGAAAGAGGACTTCCGTTTGGTGGTAAACATGCGGCCCCCGAACAAAGCCATCAAACGGGAGCACTTCAGAATGCCATCGATCGATGAAATGAGAATTAAACTACACGGTGCCAAATATTTTTCTAAGTTGGACCTCTCCAATGCGTTTTACCACATCGAGTTGAATGAGGAATCGCGAGAACTCACGACGTTCCTTTCGGAAAATGGAATGTTCCGCTTCACCCGCCTAATGTTCGGTGTCAATTGCGCACCGGAGATATTCCAGCGAGAAATGACGCGTATTCTCAAAGATGTCAAGAATAAAATAGTATTCATTGATGACATACTCCTGTTCGCCGGGACGATTGAAGAATTGAGAAAGACAGTCTCGCAAGTCTTACAAATCTTGCGGTCGAATAACCTCTCGTTAAATACCGATAAATGCGAATTTGATCGAACAAACATCAGATTTCTGGGGCATGAGCTGAATGAGAAGGGATTCAACATAGAGGAATCGAAAGTTGGTGATGTTCGGAAATTCCGGCGACCGACCACCGCCTCGGAACTAAGAAGTTTCCTTGGGTTGGCTTCATTCGTGAGCCCATACATAAACAATTTTGCGGACATTTCTAGTCCATTGTGGATGGTAGCATCATCACAAAAATGGAGCTGGGGAGAAGACCAGGAGAAAGCTTTTGAGCTTATCAAAAACCGGATTATCCACTCAACGGTTACTCTCGGATACTTTTCTGAATGCGATCGGACATACCTGTACACGGACGCCTCTCCCCGTGCGCTAGGAGCAGTATTGGTGCAACAGAATGAAGACGGGATTTATCGAATCATTAGTTTCGCTTCCAAGTCGTTGACTACTACGGAAAGGAAATATGCCCAGAACCAACGCGAGGCCTTGAGTGCCGTGTGGGCAGTGGAGCACTTCTCCTACTTTTTGTTGGGAAGGCACTTCGTTCTCCGCACGGACGCTCAAGGAATGGCCTTCATCTTCAGAAGAACACGCGAGGATTCAAAAAGGGCTCTGACTAGAGCCGATGGCTGGGCTTTGCGCCTAAGCCCGTATGATTACGACATCGAGTACATCCGGGGCCACGAAAACATCGCCGATCCCTCATCACGCCTATACGACGGGGAGGATGGGGCTTTTAACGAGGAAGTAAGTCCCTGGGAAATATGTAGCTTGAACTCCCAATCCGTCGACTTCCTTACTGAAGAAGAAATACGAGAATCAACGAAGAACGATGATACTCTTCTTTTG GTGATTTCATCGTTGGACACCGGCAAGTGGTCAAAAGATCTAGCGAGATTCAAAGCTGTTGCAGAAGACTTGCGATACACGGACGGGATCGTAAGTAAAAACGGTTGTGCGGTAATACCTGAAGGTCTTCAGAAGAAGGCGCTGGAGATAGCACACGCAGGTCATCCGTTGGAAGCCAAATTCAAAAGCATTCTAAGGAGTCGCGTTTGGTGGCCGGGGATGTCCGGCGACGCTGAGAAGTGGGTCAAAGCGTGCGCCACTTGCGCTGTGAATGGAAGGCCGGAAAGGCCACCTCCCATGCAGAGATCATTTGCACCCAAAGCTGCTTGGGAGACTATTGCGCTTGATTTCAATGGGCCATACTTAAAATTTGGCAACATAACAATTCTAGTAATAATTGATCTGAGGTCCAGGTACGCAATTGCGCGCCCAGTCAAATCAACTAAATTTGAGTACACAAAAGAAGTCTTGGATTCCGTTTTCGAGAAAGAAGGGTTCCCACGAGCCATAAAATCGGACAATGGTCCACCATTCAATGGGGAGGACTATGCACGTTATTGCTCAGAACGTGGAATCCAGGTCATATTTTCCACTCCCTTCTATCCACAGCAAAATGGCTTGGTGGAAGGGTTTATGAAAATCGTAAATAAGGCAATGTGCACTGCAGTGTCAACAGGCGCAAACTACCAAAGGGAACTGCAGTCCGCAGTCCAAGCATATAATGCAGCAGACCACTCAATTACAAAGGTTTCACCCGAGGAAGCGTTATCAGGGCGCAAAATTAAGCGTGGTTTGCCGCTTCTTCACTACGGGAAATCCAATCACAACGAAGTGGAGCTGGATGTTCGAGATCGTGAAGCAAAGTTACTTTCAAAATCGCGAGAAGATGCTCGACGGGGAGCCAGAGCATGCAAAGTTAAGCCAGGCGATACTGTAATCGTCGAACGTCAAACGAGATCGAAAGGCGAAAGTAGGTTTGGCTCGAAGCGGTATGTGGTCTCTGACGAACGTAACGGCAGTCTAGTCCTCTGCGATTCCGAAGGCCAAAAGCTTAAGCGTCACGTATCACAGACGAAAAAGGTCCAGGAATGGCGACAGCAGCAATCAACGGGCGAGCAGGATCATAATCCAGAGCTTCC
- the LOC134288127 gene encoding uncharacterized protein K02A2.6-like isoform X2: MSTPGKYVRAPSISSDDDTDELASAEGISGLYVRACPGPIIEERQSEESRNLDAPDNQLELANKLKELESVIQVLRNRNDSHPGNSSTVLASAPRGSSDITATEGNIRWDSITPFPKNVPASKMWEAWMCFIEDFELASSLSNVKNPKRRVELLLLSMGEELKGVVRAAKLRPDPDSDNCYEIFKNNIDRYLKSMTDPAAEHESFLNMRQEDGESAVNFHARLSRKVQLCGYSPDDQDRFVRTQLLRGLRNQELKKAARMYGHDSNFIVQSATRAEGFQAEVTPSATESSTFIVSAGQYRGSQDRFKRKAEQQEKRFGNSSKRFRPNRTVADGGRAHPRVEMTRRNRCPRCFRSSHMGSECPAKWRNCNSCGAVGHFAVACRGHRVNVVKDEEVSTRAAIEDSKDQQINALSLQDVLIDCRVGSSNPIKFLIDSGADVNVLGGADWDNLEQQLRACKVELIPLERTINRNLQAYASNKPMEVEHAFTATVEAVGGTKPPVTADFLVVRAGKRSLLGRVTASDMGLLKVGETINTCESGIFPKMPGVKVKFSVDDSIPPVRNAYYNIPAAYREGARRRLEEMEARGIIERVTQAPQWISGMSAVPKGKEDFRLVVNMRPPNKAIKREHFRMPSIDEMRIKLHGAKYFSKLDLSNAFYHIELNEESRELTTFLSENGMFRFTRLMFGVNCAPEIFQREMTRILKDVKNKIVFIDDILLFAGTIEELRKTVSQVLQILRSNNLSLNTDKCEFDRTNIRFLGHELNEKGFNIEESKVGDVRKFRRPTTASELRSFLGLASFVSPYINNFADISSPLWMVASSQKWSWGEDQEKAFELIKNRIIHSTVTLGYFSECDRTYLYTDASPRALGAVLVQQNEDGIYRIISFASKSLTTTERKYAQNQREALSAVWAVEHFSYFLLGRHFDSKRALTRADGWALRLSPYDYDIEYIRGHENIADPSSRLYDGEDGAFNEEVSPWEICSLNSQSVDFLTEEEIRESTKNDDTLLLVISSLDTGKWSKDLARFKAVAEDLRYTDGIVSKNGCAVIPEGLQKKALEIAHAGHPLEAKFKSILRSRVWWPGMSGDAEKWVKACATCAVNGRPERPPPMQRSFAPKAAWETIALDFNGPYLKFGNITILVIIDLRSRYAIARPVKSTKFEYTKEVLDSVFEKEGFPRAIKSDNGPPFNGEDYARYCSERGIQVIFSTPFYPQQNGLVEGFMKIVNKAMCTAVSTGANYQRELQSAVQAYNAADHSITKVSPEEALSGRKIKRGLPLLHYGKSNHNEVELDVRDREAKLLSKSREDARRGARACKVKPGDTVIVERQTRSKGESRFGSKRYVVSDERNGSLVLCDSEGQKLKRHVSQTKKVQEWRQQQSTGEQDHNPELPPDGGREQRPAREKRTPSYLSDYIRELEQNPKS, from the exons ATGTCTACACCGGGAAAGTATGTGCGTGCTCCGTCGATTTCCTCTGACGACGACACCGATGAACTAGCTAGTGCGGAAGGTATAAGCGGGTTGTATGTACGTGCTTGCCCTGGACCCATCATCGAAGAACGACAGTCCGAAGAATCTCGTAATCTGGATGCACCGGATAACCAACTGGAACTGGCAAACAAGTTGAAGGAACTTGAAAGCGTCATCCAAGTACTGCGTAATCGTAATGATAGTCATCCAGGAAATTCGTCGACCGTTCTGGCCAGCGCACCGCGTGGATCATCTGATATTACTGCTACTGAAGGCAATATCCGTTGGGACAGCATCACCCCATTCCCCAAAAACGTACCAGCCTCCAAAATGTGGGAGGCATGGATGTGCTTCATCGAAGACTTTGAACTAGCATCATCGCTATCGAATGTGAAAAATCCAAAACGACGTGTTGAGTTGCTTCTGTTGTCCATGGGCGAGGAGCTAAAAGGCGTCGTTCGGGCCGCCAAGCTGCGCCCAGATCCGGACAGTGACAATTGCTACGAGATCTTCAAGAACAACATTGATCGCTACTTGAAGTCCATGACTGACCCAGCTGCGGAGCATGAGAGCTTTCTAAACATGCGTCAGGAAGATGGAGAATCCGCTGTTAATTTCCATGCAAGACTGTCAAGAAAGGTGCAGCTCTGCGGCTACAGCCCCGACGACCAGGACCGCTTCGTTAGGACTCAGCTTCTAAGGGGGCTCCGTAATCAGGAACTCAAGAAAGCTGCGAGGATGTACGGTCACGACTCAAACTTCATCGTACAGTCGGCCACTCGAGCCGAGGGATTCCAGGCTGAAGTTACGCCATCGGCAACGGAATCCAGCACGTTCATAGTCAGCGCCGGCCAGTATCGTGGTTCTCAGGACCGATTCAAACGCAAAGCAGAACAGCAAGAAAAGCGGTTTGGTAATTCATCCAAGAGGTTCCGTCCGAACAGAACGGTAGCTGATGGAGGCAGAGCACATCCTCGTGTGGAAATGACTCGTCGGAACAGATGTCCAAGATGTTTCCGTTCGTCTCATATGGGTTCTGAGTGTCCAGCGAAGTGGAGGAACTGCAATTCTTGCGGTGCGGTTGGACATTTTGCGGTGGCGTGTCGCGGTCATCGTGTGAACGTGGTCAAAGATGAGGAGGTCTCAACTCGTGCAGCCATCGAGGATTCCAAGGATCAG CAAATCAATGCCCTTTCGCTCCAAGATGTACTGATTGATTGCCGCGTCGGTTCATCTAATCCGATCAAGTTCCTGATAGATTCGGGTGCAGACGTAAACGTCCTGGGTGGAGCGGATTGGGACAACTTGGAACAGCAGCTGAGGGCATGTAAGGTTGAACTTATCCCACTGGAAAGGACCATCAATCGGAATTTGCAAGCGTACGCTTCCAACAAACCAATGGAAGTCGAACACGCTTTTACAGCTACTGTCGAAGCAGTTGGCGGTACAAAACCACCTGTTACCGCTGATTTTCTTGTGGTGAGAGCAGGCAAGCGATCCTTGCTTGGAAGGGTAACAGCCAGCGACATGGGACTTCTAAAGGTTGGAGAAACGATCAATACTTGCGAATCTGGGATATTTCCAAAAATGCCCGGAGTGAAGGTGAAGTTTAGTGTTGATGATTCAATACCCCCAGTACGCAACGCGTATTATAACATTCCTGCCGCATACCGCGAGGGCGCACGACGAAGACTTGAGGAAATGGAGGCACGGGGAATAATCGAGAGGGTAACGCAAGCTCCTCAATGGATAAGTGGCATGTCTGCCGTTCCAAAGGGGAAAGAGGACTTCCGTTTGGTGGTAAACATGCGGCCCCCGAACAAAGCCATCAAACGGGAGCACTTCAGAATGCCATCGATCGATGAAATGAGAATTAAACTACACGGTGCCAAATATTTTTCTAAGTTGGACCTCTCCAATGCGTTTTACCACATCGAGTTGAATGAGGAATCGCGAGAACTCACGACGTTCCTTTCGGAAAATGGAATGTTCCGCTTCACCCGCCTAATGTTCGGTGTCAATTGCGCACCGGAGATATTCCAGCGAGAAATGACGCGTATTCTCAAAGATGTCAAGAATAAAATAGTATTCATTGATGACATACTCCTGTTCGCCGGGACGATTGAAGAATTGAGAAAGACAGTCTCGCAAGTCTTACAAATCTTGCGGTCGAATAACCTCTCGTTAAATACCGATAAATGCGAATTTGATCGAACAAACATCAGATTTCTGGGGCATGAGCTGAATGAGAAGGGATTCAACATAGAGGAATCGAAAGTTGGTGATGTTCGGAAATTCCGGCGACCGACCACCGCCTCGGAACTAAGAAGTTTCCTTGGGTTGGCTTCATTCGTGAGCCCATACATAAACAATTTTGCGGACATTTCTAGTCCATTGTGGATGGTAGCATCATCACAAAAATGGAGCTGGGGAGAAGACCAGGAGAAAGCTTTTGAGCTTATCAAAAACCGGATTATCCACTCAACGGTTACTCTCGGATACTTTTCTGAATGCGATCGGACATACCTGTACACGGACGCCTCTCCCCGTGCGCTAGGAGCAGTATTGGTGCAACAGAATGAAGACGGGATTTATCGAATCATTAGTTTCGCTTCCAAGTCGTTGACTACTACGGAAAGGAAATATGCCCAGAACCAACGCGAGGCCTTGAGTGCCGTGTGGGCAGTGGAGCACTTCTCCTACTTTTTGTTGGGAAGGCACTTC GATTCAAAAAGGGCTCTGACTAGAGCCGATGGCTGGGCTTTGCGCCTAAGCCCGTATGATTACGACATCGAGTACATCCGGGGCCACGAAAACATCGCCGATCCCTCATCACGCCTATACGACGGGGAGGATGGGGCTTTTAACGAGGAAGTAAGTCCCTGGGAAATATGTAGCTTGAACTCCCAATCCGTCGACTTCCTTACTGAAGAAGAAATACGAGAATCAACGAAGAACGATGATACTCTTCTTTTG GTGATTTCATCGTTGGACACCGGCAAGTGGTCAAAAGATCTAGCGAGATTCAAAGCTGTTGCAGAAGACTTGCGATACACGGACGGGATCGTAAGTAAAAACGGTTGTGCGGTAATACCTGAAGGTCTTCAGAAGAAGGCGCTGGAGATAGCACACGCAGGTCATCCGTTGGAAGCCAAATTCAAAAGCATTCTAAGGAGTCGCGTTTGGTGGCCGGGGATGTCCGGCGACGCTGAGAAGTGGGTCAAAGCGTGCGCCACTTGCGCTGTGAATGGAAGGCCGGAAAGGCCACCTCCCATGCAGAGATCATTTGCACCCAAAGCTGCTTGGGAGACTATTGCGCTTGATTTCAATGGGCCATACTTAAAATTTGGCAACATAACAATTCTAGTAATAATTGATCTGAGGTCCAGGTACGCAATTGCGCGCCCAGTCAAATCAACTAAATTTGAGTACACAAAAGAAGTCTTGGATTCCGTTTTCGAGAAAGAAGGGTTCCCACGAGCCATAAAATCGGACAATGGTCCACCATTCAATGGGGAGGACTATGCACGTTATTGCTCAGAACGTGGAATCCAGGTCATATTTTCCACTCCCTTCTATCCACAGCAAAATGGCTTGGTGGAAGGGTTTATGAAAATCGTAAATAAGGCAATGTGCACTGCAGTGTCAACAGGCGCAAACTACCAAAGGGAACTGCAGTCCGCAGTCCAAGCATATAATGCAGCAGACCACTCAATTACAAAGGTTTCACCCGAGGAAGCGTTATCAGGGCGCAAAATTAAGCGTGGTTTGCCGCTTCTTCACTACGGGAAATCCAATCACAACGAAGTGGAGCTGGATGTTCGAGATCGTGAAGCAAAGTTACTTTCAAAATCGCGAGAAGATGCTCGACGGGGAGCCAGAGCATGCAAAGTTAAGCCAGGCGATACTGTAATCGTCGAACGTCAAACGAGATCGAAAGGCGAAAGTAGGTTTGGCTCGAAGCGGTATGTGGTCTCTGACGAACGTAACGGCAGTCTAGTCCTCTGCGATTCCGAAGGCCAAAAGCTTAAGCGTCACGTATCACAGACGAAAAAGGTCCAGGAATGGCGACAGCAGCAATCAACGGGCGAGCAGGATCATAATCCAGAGCTTCC
- the LOC109398203 gene encoding J domain-containing protein CG6693 — MPSTLESCESFYGTRDVYKIFDVPKHAQEKEIKKAYYKLSLKVHPDRVKENEKAEATEKFKVLSKIYSILSDANKRALYDEQGVIDDDDDSAGTKWITMWQQFFKPISTEDISNFEKVYIGSELERNDIKKAYLAGKGCINYMFNSVPFMSCEDEPRIYDIVKEMIATEEVPEYKIFTEEPKAKRNRRHKKYAKEAEEAVALKEKMEQKKQQESLEQQIAQRQTERQLGFSAILDRLVEKYGQDEDDENDTFDLDEYMTKNKSKSKKTPQKNNTKKRNRKVIKGRVSKKTV; from the exons ATGCCGTCAACATTGGAATCGTGTGAATCGTTCTACGGAACACGGGACGTATACAAAATCTTTGACGTACCCAAACATGCGCAAGAGAAAGAAA TCAAAAAGGCATACTACAAATTGTCGCTTAAAGTACACCCAGATCGCGTTAAGGAAAACGAAAAGGCAGAAGCCACTGAAAAATTCAAAGTTTTAAGCAAAATCTACTCCATTCTTTCCGACGCAAATAAACGAGCCCTTTATGATGAACAAGGGgtcattgatgatgatgatgactcgGCCGGCACCAAATGGATAACAATGTGGCAGCAGTTCTTCAAACCCATTTCAACGGAAGACATCAGTAACTTTGAGAAGGTTTATATTGGATCGGAGCTTGAGCGCAATGATATTAAGAAGGCTTACTTAGCTGGAAAGGGCTGTATAAATTACATGTTTAACAGCGTGCCATTTATGAGCTGTGAAGACGAGCCTCGTATCTACGACATAGTTAAAGAGATGATCGCTACAGAAGAGGTTCCGGAAtacaaaattttcacagaagaGCCAAAGGCAAAGCGTAACCGCCGTCACAAGAAGTATGCCAAGGAAGCAGAAGAAGCGGTCGCTTTGAAAGAGAAGATGGAGCAAAAGAAGCAACAAGAATCTTTGGAGCAACAAATTGCACAGCGCCAAACTGAGCGACAACTCGGGTTTTCTGCCATACTGGACCGTCTCGTCGAAAAATATGGCCAGGATGAGGACGACGAAAATGATACATTCGATTTGGATGAATACATGACTAAGAACAAATCTAAATCCAAGAAAACGCCGCAGAAAAACAATACCAAGAAAAGAAATCGTAAAGTAATAAAAGGGCGCGTGTCGAAGAAAACCGTTTAA